In the Anaerolineae bacterium genome, ATCCCCCTCTTTTTCACTCGTTGCGGCAGGTAACTGCGGGGTGAGAACTGTTACCCGAACAGGACGGTAACCCACAGGTTGTAATAGCAGTGTACCTGCCCGACTTTCAACAAGCTGGTGACGCTGGATGATGACATCCAAATAATACTGACCGGCATACCAAAGCAGCCCCAGGAGGATGATCACCACTCCCGCCAATAACACAACCCCTGCATACAAGCGGGCAGTAGCAGCAATCTCAATTCGTTTTTGTTCTTCTGCCCGCGATGTTTCTAGGGCGATAATTGCTTGCGCCGTAGCGGTTGCTTGTCTCTGTCCTTGTGCCAGGGCAAGACTTTGGGCTGTAGAGGTTGCTTGAATCGACAACGCCTGCGCAGTAGCGGTCGCTTGCCCAGCCTGCTCGGTAGCTTTCACAAATACAGCCTGCGCAGTTGCAGTGATGGATTGCGCTTGCCGTGTTGATTGCAGATTGTATGCTTTTTCGGTCGCCTTTATGCGCTTCTCCGCCTCTTGTGCAGATTTGGCAATGGATTTCGCCGAGAGCATCAAAGCGTCCGCAGTCGCTTGCAGGCTGATGGGATCATCATCTTGAGTAGAAGGTGCGGCTTTAGGCTCGCTGCAAGCTGCCAAAAGCAGGACAAGTATTGTTGCAATTAATTTCGGTTTCACCGCGAATGGAAATAATCTTGCCATGTTGGATTATGATCCTTTCCCCAGTCTTGATATTCTCAAAAACTGTTCCGCTGGGAAATGGACAGGGGACATCTTCTCGACAATGCCCAGGCACTTGAATATCTGTCCATCGGAAGTGACCACCGTAAAAAACACCCGGGTAATCCGCTACGCGGGTTGGATCGAAAATCACTTTCCAGTTATAGCCGTGTGGCGGGACCATCGTCCTTTCCATCTCCAATCTCAACTTCGACACGGTGACCATTTTCATCGAATAATCCCCAGCCACATCCTTCGCACAGTTCCCAAATGACCGTACCCGCTTCAGCATAGATGTCAGGGGGAGTTCCCTCGCCAAAATTCCTTGTCGCACAGTCTTTGCAAAAATCAGCCATGTTGCACGCTCCGCCATTCCGACATTGGTTAGTCGGTTATGTTTACGAAAGTTGTTTGTAAGCTGGTTACGCTGTCCAGTTCGGTGTCTTTCAGCCTTCGCACCGACGCGGCTTTGGAGGCTCGGATGTCCGACTAAAACGGCGCCTCGTCATCCTCATCGTTCTTGATGTCGGAATCGGAGACACCGCCAGCCTTACCACTTAGGAATTGCACCGTCTGAGCGGTGACTTTCAGGGCTGCGCCAATTTCACCATCTCGGCGGGTGAAGGCCTGTACTTCTGGATAGCCGCGCACGAATACCTTGCTGCCTTTGCTCAGATATTGGTGGCAGGTTTCACCCAGCTTGTCCCATGCGCATACTTCCACCCACATGGTTTGATCTTCGCCGTTGACCTTGCGGGTGGAAGCTACGCTGAAGTTGCACACCAGTTTGCCGCTGGAGGTGTAACGCGCTTCAGGGTCTTTGCCCAAATTTCCAATCACGGTCAGTTCAAGCATAATTTATGTCCTTTCTTGCTTTTTAATTTCGGTGGGAGGCTTTATCATCTCTCACTGCATAGGTCAGGTCGTCCCCTGCTCCAACCCATTCACCACAATAAATGCACTCTTTTCCCTCTTCGTATTCCGCCCATCGGTGAATGCACGTGCGAGCTTGCCCCCAGAAACCATATCCCTCGATAATCTCCCCGCAGTCCTGGCAGGTCATACCGTAGTTGTCGCCAATTATTCGCAGGTGTTTACAAGCCATCTTATCCCTCCAATCCTTCGTAGTAGAGCATTTCCGCCCATTCATCTTCTGTCATGATACAGGGGTCTTCTTCTTCAACTTCTTGAGCCTCTTTTTCTTCTGGCGGCATCATCCAACTCCATCTCTGAGTTTTCCCCGTGGGTAGGGGGTTGATGTGCGGGCTGCGGAGTTGCACCGCTGGGATGGCTTCTGCGTGATTGGATCCTGGCCTCCACCTGTCATCCACACAGGCCTCGACTCATCTGTCACGCAGCATCGCCAGTCACTTGACTGCTTGCCCGCAAGACTCGTGCGTGGTATTGAGTGCGCACTCCTCGCTTGACCTGCTACCCTACACCGGCCACCCGTGCCACCTTGCCGTCACTGTCCATCCTCGCATCCGCCACGAGATCGGACGGGGGCTTCTCTCACCTGTCGGATTTTGAGGGCGGCTACCCCCGCTCATCGCATTCACGGGCAAGGTAGTGCTAGGTTGATCCACCACCTAGCAGTTCGTCTGTCCGAGTTGTCAAGCGTCTTTCCGCTTTGCCACCTGCTTGTGCGTCGCCCCAGCGCAAGTACGGCTCTTTAGGGGACTTCCTCGCCTTCGCTATTCGCACACAACGCAGGGTAGTTGGGCGGGCAGGAGTCGAACCTGCAAGGCGGACACCGAGACACTAGCGACTTGGTAAGCAGGACGGAGCTTACCAAGTAGGACACCACACGTACTCGTTATGCTTGCAGGTTTCCCCACTCCGCCAAGCGGGGATTGACCACGAGCTTTACACGCCGTCCCTCATCCTGTCCCGTGGGCTTGCCCACCAGACTAGGTGACTCAGTGGCGTGT is a window encoding:
- a CDS encoding Single-stranded DNA-binding protein, which translates into the protein MLELTVIGNLGKDPEARYTSSGKLVCNFSVASTRKVNGEDQTMWVEVCAWDKLGETCHQYLSKGSKVFVRGYPEVQAFTRRDGEIGAALKVTAQTVQFLSGKAGGVSDSDIKNDEDDEAPF